One Bacteroidota bacterium genomic window carries:
- a CDS encoding 4-(cytidine 5'-diphospho)-2-C-methyl-D-erythritol kinase — protein sequence MIVFPNAKINLGLAITAKRSDGFHNLETVFYPIGLCDTLEILAAPNSEKAITFSASGIPIPGDASSNLCIAAYNLVAKDYRLPAVKIHLHKKIPIGAGLGGGSSDAAFFLKALNSLFELNLSFGELHHYARMLGSDCSFFINNQPVFATGKGDEMEAIPLSLSGKYLVLIKPDIPISTKEAYSNVIPKNPINSIENSCLQSISSWRNSLHNQFEDTIFKGFPEISKIKEQLYAHGAIYASMSGSGSSVYGIF from the coding sequence GTGATTGTATTTCCGAATGCTAAAATTAATTTAGGTCTTGCCATTACAGCTAAGCGCAGTGATGGTTTTCATAATCTTGAAACTGTTTTTTATCCTATTGGTTTATGTGATACTTTGGAAATACTGGCAGCTCCGAATTCTGAAAAAGCGATTACGTTTAGCGCATCAGGAATACCAATTCCCGGAGATGCGTCCAGCAATTTGTGTATTGCAGCATATAACTTGGTGGCTAAGGACTATCGACTACCGGCAGTAAAAATTCATTTGCATAAAAAAATACCGATTGGTGCCGGACTTGGAGGTGGATCATCGGATGCTGCTTTTTTTTTAAAAGCCTTGAATTCCTTGTTCGAGCTAAATTTATCTTTTGGTGAATTGCATCATTATGCCCGCATGCTTGGAAGCGATTGTTCCTTCTTTATAAATAACCAACCTGTATTTGCAACAGGTAAGGGCGACGAGATGGAAGCTATTCCTTTAAGTTTATCAGGCAAATATTTGGTATTAATAAAACCTGATATTCCAATCAGTACAAAAGAGGCTTATTCAAATGTAATTCCTAAAAATCCAATAAACTCAATTGAAAATAGTTGCCTACAATCTATTTCAAGTTGGAGAAATTCACTGCACAATCAATTTGAAGATACCATTTTTAAAGGCTTTCCAGAGATTTCCAAAATAAAGGAGCAACTGTATGCTCATGGTGCTATTTATGCTTCCATGAGTGGAAGTGGAAGTAGTGTTTACGGTATTTTTTGA
- the tgt gene encoding tRNA guanosine(34) transglycosylase Tgt, which produces MKFKIELKDTLTKARAGEITTDHGKILTPIFMPVGTVGSVKAVHQTELDKDIKAQIILGNTYHLFLRPGIQILEKAGGLHQFMNWQKPILTDSGGYQVYSLAGTRKIKEEGVKFSSHIDGSKQFFTPENVMDTQRSIGADFIMAFDECTPYPCDYHYARKSMEMTHRWLKRCCDRFDSTEPKYGHSQTLLPIVQGSVYKDLRTKSAETIASFNREANAIGGLSVGEPAEDMYAMTDLVCSILPNDKPRYLMGVGTPVNILESIALGVDMFDCVMPTRNARNGMLFTVNGTMNMKNEKWKDDFSPLDENGTSFVDAYYTKAYVRHLFASQERLAAQIASIHNLSFYLWLVTEARNKILEGTFAEWKNKLVKQMSVRL; this is translated from the coding sequence ATGAAATTTAAAATTGAACTAAAAGATACCCTTACCAAAGCACGAGCCGGAGAAATAACTACGGATCATGGAAAAATTCTCACTCCTATTTTTATGCCTGTGGGCACTGTAGGCTCTGTGAAAGCAGTACATCAAACTGAACTCGATAAGGATATAAAAGCTCAAATTATTTTAGGAAATACCTACCATTTATTTTTACGACCAGGGATACAAATTCTTGAAAAAGCAGGCGGTTTACACCAGTTCATGAATTGGCAAAAACCCATTCTTACCGATAGCGGAGGCTACCAAGTATATTCACTTGCAGGTACCAGAAAAATTAAAGAAGAAGGAGTAAAATTTTCATCCCACATTGATGGATCTAAACAATTTTTTACTCCCGAAAATGTAATGGATACACAGCGTAGTATTGGTGCCGATTTTATTATGGCTTTTGACGAATGCACTCCATACCCATGCGATTATCACTATGCTCGAAAATCGATGGAAATGACACACCGTTGGTTAAAAAGATGTTGCGACCGCTTTGATTCAACTGAACCAAAGTATGGCCATTCCCAAACATTGTTGCCAATTGTACAAGGTAGTGTGTATAAAGATTTGAGAACAAAATCAGCTGAAACAATCGCATCCTTTAATCGCGAAGCCAATGCAATTGGTGGATTATCGGTTGGTGAACCTGCTGAAGACATGTATGCGATGACCGATTTGGTGTGTTCGATTTTACCAAACGACAAACCGCGCTATTTAATGGGAGTCGGTACGCCTGTAAATATTTTAGAAAGCATTGCCTTAGGAGTGGATATGTTTGATTGCGTAATGCCTACACGCAATGCTCGCAATGGAATGTTGTTTACGGTAAACGGCACCATGAATATGAAAAATGAAAAATGGAAGGATGACTTTTCTCCCTTGGATGAAAATGGAACTTCCTTTGTTGATGCTTATTATACCAAAGCATACGTAAGGCATTTATTTGCTTCACAGGAACGATTAGCAGCACAAATAGCAAGTATTCACAACTTAAGCTTTTATTTGTGGTTGGTTACTGAAGCTCGAAATAAAATACTTGAAGGTACATTTGCCGAGTGGAAAAATAAACTCGTAAAACAAATGAGTGTAAGATTGTAG
- a CDS encoding amidohydrolase, whose protein sequence is MNSTILLQKIKKRSSEILPEIINIRRHLHAHPELSFQEFATSEFVCSKLDEFKIEYTNGWVKTGIVAVIKGKNPQKKTIALRADLDALPILEENKVSYCSTNKGVMHACGHDVHAACMLGVVKILQELKDELEGTIKFIFQPGEEKLPGGASLLIKEGVLKNPEPTTIFGQHVAPQLISGKVGFRSGMYMASADELYLTVIGKGGHAALPNHYNNPLLIASEILLALNKEFSNEKLVSNQKLNNDEAVIPTVLAFGKIHAEGATNVIPDKVFIEGTFRTLNETWRAEAHRKMKEIAANIAKDLKGSCDFRIELGYPFLVNHPAVTQRAKNAAIAYLGESNVVELDLRMTSEDFAFYSQLVPACFYRLGTGFSDNSPALNVHTSTFDVNEDSLEIGVGLMAWLAINELQN, encoded by the coding sequence ATGAACTCAACTATCCTGCTTCAAAAAATTAAAAAACGTTCATCCGAAATTCTTCCTGAAATAATTAACATTCGAAGACATTTGCATGCACACCCTGAATTGTCGTTTCAAGAATTCGCTACTTCGGAATTTGTATGTTCCAAATTAGATGAATTCAAAATAGAATACACCAATGGTTGGGTAAAAACTGGAATTGTTGCGGTGATTAAAGGTAAAAACCCTCAAAAAAAAACAATTGCTTTACGCGCCGATTTAGATGCCCTTCCAATTTTAGAGGAAAACAAAGTAAGTTATTGTTCAACCAATAAAGGTGTAATGCATGCCTGTGGACATGATGTTCACGCTGCCTGCATGCTTGGTGTTGTAAAAATATTACAAGAGTTGAAAGACGAATTGGAAGGTACAATTAAATTTATTTTTCAACCCGGTGAAGAAAAATTACCCGGCGGAGCATCTTTACTAATCAAGGAAGGTGTATTAAAAAATCCTGAACCAACTACCATATTCGGACAACATGTGGCTCCTCAATTAATTTCCGGGAAAGTTGGATTTCGTTCAGGAATGTACATGGCGTCTGCTGATGAACTCTACCTTACAGTTATTGGAAAAGGCGGACACGCAGCGCTTCCGAACCATTATAATAATCCACTACTGATTGCATCCGAAATTTTACTTGCTCTTAATAAAGAATTTAGCAATGAGAAATTGGTCTCGAATCAAAAACTGAATAACGATGAAGCAGTAATTCCAACGGTGTTAGCTTTTGGAAAAATACATGCTGAAGGTGCTACCAATGTTATTCCTGATAAAGTATTTATTGAAGGTACTTTTCGCACATTAAATGAAACATGGAGAGCTGAAGCACATCGTAAAATGAAAGAAATTGCAGCTAACATTGCTAAGGATTTAAAGGGTTCTTGCGATTTTAGAATTGAATTAGGATACCCATTTTTGGTAAATCACCCAGCCGTTACTCAACGCGCCAAAAACGCTGCAATTGCCTATTTAGGAGAAAGTAATGTGGTTGAGTTAGACTTGCGAATGACCTCAGAAGACTTCGCATTTTATTCGCAATTAGTTCCTGCTTGTTTTTATCGTTTGGGAACCGGATTTTCGGATAATAGCCCAGCATTAAATGTACATACTTCCACATTCGATGTGAATGAAGATTCACTTGAAATTGGGGTTGGATTAATGGCCTGGCTTGCGATTAATGAATTACAAAATTGA
- a CDS encoding PD40 domain-containing protein: MKVDVRKKVGSYACSLFIFLSLFFSTSTTAQFYNGLQMEFGKNRIQYNDFLWQSMKFEKFDTYFYLGGKELAVFTAEVAQKNMEELEKLFDYTIDEKIQFVVYNKLSDYRQSNIGIGISDNFNIGGQTRLVGSKVIIYNEGDHKKLEQQIRAGIADVLMSQIMYGGNWKEKLRNSTLLNLPDWYVKGLIQFVAEDWNPDIDNKTKDGIITGKFKKFNRLEGNDALNAGHSLWNYIAQTYGKSVIPNILYMTSVSRNMESGFYFVIGTSLKNLFRDYQNYYDSKYILTERSTLSPTKEFSGVKKPKQQKKITQFKISPDGKFATYVTNQMGQYKLYLYNYEKEKSKKILKVGKKLERINDYSYPIVTWHPTGSLLAIITEEKGEVILSYYDIEKKERLKRPPLYDFDKVLDIAYSDDGKNIAFSAVKDGSTDIYNYIVAANKAVQITQDLFDDLNPRFINKSTQLIFSSNRNDDTLRIGDNYQKHPPRATHDLFIYDLVKKNTNVLKRFTNSPDINEKMPSQFDKNRITYLGDNNGILNRYLAQYDSSISYVDTTEHYRYFTVIKPISNSSRNILEYDINPETKKYSQIVFYNNRYRLYVGQEADYKSQSDLKLYSPKTITPTNEYANSDTLIKPRKHIKPVKVYVESDDKKLQPGQIDINNYRFESEGTSVAKEPSKSVENSNKVLIKIGAEKDSVQAPKTTFITNQTVETSSIVAKSEFIIPKQRNYNLIFNVDQVVSQLDYGFINSNYQKFTGSAVYFNPGLNGLIKLGISDLFEDYRFVGAVRLSADLKSNEYFLSYENRVNRWDKQLVLHRQSFPVVRNSGAPKVLTQQAKYLVKYPFNEVASVRASVAYRNDRLTFLSTDLQGLQEPTQYENWGIAKLEYVFDNTINKGLNLYNGTRLKLFGEYFNQLKQTEVNMAVLGFDIRNYKKIHRNLIWANRIAASTSFGKQKLVYYLGSVDNWLNIGKYSTFNEKQAIDYSQNYGYQTLATNLRGFNQNIRNGSNFAVINSELRFPVFNYFFNRPLRSDFLNNFQIIGFGDVGAAWTGVSPYSNDNSFNTETISQQPIKVFLKSQREPVVGGYGFGLRSRLFGYFIRTDWAWGVEDGEVKPYIFYLSFSLDF; encoded by the coding sequence ATGAAGGTTGACGTAAGGAAAAAAGTGGGTAGCTATGCCTGTAGTTTATTTATTTTCCTGAGCTTATTTTTTTCAACAAGTACAACAGCTCAATTTTACAATGGGTTGCAAATGGAATTCGGTAAAAACAGAATTCAATACAACGACTTTTTGTGGCAAAGCATGAAGTTTGAAAAGTTTGACACCTACTTTTATTTAGGAGGAAAAGAACTTGCTGTATTTACAGCCGAAGTGGCGCAAAAAAACATGGAAGAGCTGGAAAAACTTTTTGATTATACCATCGACGAAAAAATTCAATTTGTGGTGTATAATAAATTATCTGATTATAGACAAAGTAATATTGGTATAGGTATTAGTGATAATTTTAATATTGGAGGCCAAACCCGTCTTGTTGGATCAAAAGTGATAATTTACAATGAAGGCGATCATAAAAAACTTGAACAACAAATTAGAGCAGGAATAGCGGATGTGCTGATGAGCCAGATTATGTACGGTGGAAACTGGAAAGAAAAACTCCGAAATAGCACCCTGTTAAATTTACCCGATTGGTATGTAAAAGGATTGATTCAATTTGTTGCCGAGGACTGGAATCCGGATATTGATAACAAAACAAAGGATGGCATCATCACTGGGAAATTCAAAAAGTTTAATCGTCTTGAAGGAAATGATGCACTGAATGCAGGACATTCACTTTGGAATTACATTGCTCAAACCTACGGTAAATCGGTAATTCCAAATATTTTATACATGACCAGCGTAAGCAGAAATATGGAAAGCGGGTTTTATTTTGTTATCGGAACTTCATTAAAAAATCTATTCCGTGATTATCAAAATTATTACGACAGTAAATATATCTTAACCGAGAGAAGTACACTTAGTCCGACAAAAGAATTTAGTGGAGTTAAAAAACCTAAACAACAAAAAAAAATTACCCAGTTTAAAATCAGTCCCGATGGAAAATTTGCCACTTATGTTACCAATCAGATGGGGCAATACAAATTGTATTTGTACAATTACGAAAAGGAAAAATCAAAGAAAATACTCAAAGTTGGTAAAAAACTTGAACGCATCAACGATTACTCTTATCCAATAGTTACATGGCATCCCACCGGTTCATTGTTGGCAATTATTACCGAAGAAAAAGGGGAAGTTATTCTTAGTTATTATGACATAGAAAAGAAGGAAAGATTAAAACGACCTCCCTTGTATGATTTTGACAAAGTGCTTGATATTGCTTATTCAGACGATGGTAAAAACATTGCATTCTCTGCAGTAAAAGATGGAAGCACTGATATTTATAATTACATTGTTGCTGCAAATAAAGCAGTTCAAATAACTCAAGATTTATTTGACGATTTGAATCCTCGATTTATTAATAAATCTACTCAACTTATTTTTTCTTCAAACCGCAACGATGATACTTTGCGCATTGGCGACAATTATCAAAAACATCCCCCAAGAGCTACACACGATTTGTTTATTTATGATCTTGTAAAGAAGAATACAAACGTTTTAAAACGATTTACCAACAGCCCCGATATAAATGAAAAAATGCCTTCGCAATTTGACAAAAATCGAATCACGTATTTAGGCGACAACAATGGCATTCTTAACCGTTACCTTGCTCAATACGACAGTAGTATTAGTTATGTAGATACGACTGAACATTATCGTTATTTTACGGTAATTAAACCTATCAGCAACTCTTCTCGAAATATCTTAGAATACGATATAAATCCTGAAACTAAGAAATACTCTCAAATTGTATTTTACAATAACCGCTACCGGCTTTATGTTGGACAGGAAGCTGATTATAAATCGCAAAGTGATTTGAAATTATATTCTCCTAAAACAATCACGCCAACAAATGAATATGCAAATTCAGATACATTAATTAAACCTCGTAAGCATATTAAGCCGGTAAAAGTGTATGTTGAATCTGATGACAAAAAACTACAGCCGGGCCAAATTGATATCAACAATTATCGCTTCGAATCGGAAGGAACTTCTGTTGCCAAAGAACCATCTAAATCAGTTGAAAACTCAAACAAAGTGTTGATTAAAATTGGCGCTGAAAAAGATTCTGTGCAAGCACCCAAAACTACATTTATTACCAATCAAACCGTTGAAACTAGTTCAATTGTTGCAAAGTCTGAATTTATTATTCCCAAACAACGCAACTATAATTTGATTTTTAATGTTGACCAAGTGGTGTCTCAACTCGACTATGGATTTATTAATTCAAATTATCAAAAATTTACCGGTAGTGCCGTGTATTTCAACCCTGGTTTAAATGGATTAATAAAATTAGGAATAAGCGATCTTTTTGAAGATTATCGATTTGTAGGTGCAGTGCGACTTTCAGCTGATTTAAAAAGCAATGAGTATTTTCTGAGCTACGAAAACCGGGTTAATCGTTGGGATAAACAGTTGGTTTTGCATCGCCAGAGTTTTCCTGTTGTGCGCAATTCCGGTGCTCCAAAAGTATTAACTCAACAAGCGAAATATTTGGTTAAATATCCATTTAATGAAGTGGCTAGTGTACGTGCCAGTGTTGCTTACCGTAACGATCGATTAACTTTTCTTTCGACCGATTTGCAAGGATTACAAGAACCTACTCAATATGAAAATTGGGGTATTGCCAAGTTGGAATATGTTTTTGACAACACTATCAACAAAGGCTTAAACCTCTATAACGGAACCCGCTTAAAATTGTTTGGTGAATACTTCAATCAATTAAAGCAAACCGAAGTAAATATGGCTGTACTTGGTTTTGATATCAGAAATTACAAAAAAATTCACCGTAATTTAATTTGGGCAAATCGTATCGCTGCTTCAACTTCATTCGGAAAACAAAAATTGGTGTACTACTTAGGTTCAGTTGATAATTGGCTAAACATAGGAAAATACAGCACCTTTAATGAAAAACAAGCCATTGACTATTCCCAAAATTATGGCTATCAAACCCTCGCTACTAATCTTAGAGGTTTTAATCAAAACATTCGCAATGGAAGTAATTTCGCTGTAATCAATAGCGAATTGCGTTTCCCTGTTTTCAACTACTTTTTTAATCGTCCCTTACGTTCTGATTTCTTAAACAATTTTCAAATTATTGGATTCGGCGATGTGGGTGCCGCCTGGACTGGTGTTTCACCTTACTCGAACGACAATTCCTTTAATACCGAAACTATTTCGCAACAACCCATTAAAGTTTTTCTAAAAAGCCAACGTGAACCAGTTGTTGGAGGATATGGATTTGGATTACGAAGCCGACTCTTTGGATACTTTATTCGCACCGATTGGGCTTGGGGCGTTGAAGACGGTGAAGTGAAACCCTATATTTTTTACTTGTCTTTTAGTTTAGATTTTTAA
- a CDS encoding sulfite exporter TauE/SafE family protein — MNSILILLAIGAAAGMLSGLVGVGGGIIIVPVLVYFLGYSQHSAQGTTLFLFMLPVGLLGVYNYYKVGNVDFRAALIIGCTFIVGSYFGSKIALAIDQNTVKKLFGILILLVSVKMIFGK; from the coding sequence ATGAATTCAATTTTAATTTTGCTTGCGATAGGTGCAGCAGCAGGTATGCTAAGTGGATTAGTTGGCGTGGGCGGAGGAATAATCATTGTACCTGTACTAGTATATTTTTTAGGTTATTCGCAGCACAGTGCACAAGGAACAACGCTGTTTTTATTTATGCTTCCGGTTGGATTGTTAGGAGTTTACAATTATTACAAAGTTGGAAATGTTGATTTCAGAGCTGCCTTAATTATAGGATGTACATTCATAGTCGGAAGCTATTTCGGTTCTAAAATAGCTCTTGCGATCGATCAAAATACTGTAAAAAAACTATTCGGTATTTTGATTCTTTTGGTTTCTGTTAAAATGATCTTTGGTAAATAA
- a CDS encoding LptF/LptG family permease translates to MKKIDLYIIRKFLGTFVYAIALIILITIIFDISEKIDDFLEKKAPLSEIIFTYYLNFIPYFVNLFSPLFTFIAVVFFTAKMASDTEIVAILSNGISFKRLMLPYFISALVLAVFSFYLTNFVIPHSNQKRIAFENRYIRNAFRNRETNIHFQIKPGEFVYFESYNNIDNVGYKFALEKFKDNKLTYKLMSDVMRWDSIHKNWIIENYYLRKINGMNESLSKGFKMDTTFTFGPEEFVKRNRDVETMNWSELNKFIAIEQLKGSDEVPFYLIEKYHRISNPFATFILTLIGVSLASRKVRGGIGLHIGLGLLISFSFILFLQISTTFATSGNLSPIIAVWLPNIVYLFLGIYLLKAAPK, encoded by the coding sequence ATGAAAAAAATTGACCTATATATTATTCGCAAATTTCTAGGCACGTTTGTCTATGCTATTGCATTAATAATATTGATTACTATCATTTTCGACATCTCTGAAAAAATAGATGACTTCTTAGAGAAAAAAGCCCCTCTATCAGAAATAATTTTTACTTATTACCTCAACTTTATTCCCTATTTCGTCAATCTTTTTAGCCCCCTTTTTACTTTTATTGCGGTCGTTTTTTTTACTGCAAAAATGGCTTCCGATACTGAAATTGTTGCCATTCTAAGTAATGGAATTAGTTTTAAGCGATTGATGCTACCTTATTTTATTTCAGCCTTGGTGTTGGCGGTATTTTCGTTTTACCTAACCAATTTTGTAATTCCTCATTCAAATCAAAAACGTATTGCTTTTGAAAATCGTTATATAAGAAATGCTTTCAGAAACCGCGAAACAAACATTCACTTTCAAATTAAACCCGGTGAATTTGTATACTTCGAAAGCTATAATAATATTGATAATGTTGGTTACAAATTTGCGCTTGAAAAGTTTAAAGACAATAAACTCACCTATAAATTAATGTCAGATGTGATGCGATGGGATTCCATTCATAAAAATTGGATCATTGAAAATTATTACCTGCGGAAAATAAACGGTATGAATGAGAGCCTTTCCAAAGGCTTTAAAATGGATACAACATTTACGTTTGGACCTGAAGAGTTTGTGAAACGAAATAGGGATGTAGAAACAATGAATTGGTCGGAACTCAACAAATTTATTGCCATTGAACAATTGAAAGGTTCTGACGAAGTTCCTTTTTATTTAATTGAAAAATATCACCGTATTTCAAATCCATTTGCCACATTTATTCTTACGCTTATTGGAGTTTCCTTGGCGAGCCGAAAAGTAAGAGGTGGTATTGGATTACATATTGGACTTGGCTTGCTTATCAGTTTTTCGTTTATTTTGTTTTTACAAATCTCAACCACTTTCGCAACAAGTGGAAATTTATCACCAATAATTGCTGTATGGTTGCCCAATATTGTGTACTTGTTTTTGGGAATATACTTACTGAAAGCCGCTCCGAAATAG